Below is a window of Drosophila miranda strain MSH22 chromosome 3, D.miranda_PacBio2.1, whole genome shotgun sequence DNA.
TGCAGTTGCCGCATAATCCACACAATGCCCCAGCCCCCTACCTCCCCCCACTCCCCCTCTCATCCATTTTTCACTGTGTTGGAAACGTTTTTTACTGCCGCTGAcgttgcagctgcagcagtGGTGTGGCCTCTGATATCAACGCGGATCAAAGCGGCCATCTTTCTTCTCTTACACATactcatacacacacacacagccataCAGAGGCAGGACAATGGTCCAGCGAACGCGTAAAGCTTATCATCAACCCAATGACCCATCGGTGGTGGGGAGGCAATTGTGGGCTGAGGGCAAGGAGCCGCCGCCCAGGAGGGGGCATACAGCAAGAACAACAATCAACAACAGCATTTTGTGCTGTTGACACTTTGGATTCGAGAATTTATGCAACTTAAAAGCGGTCAAGTTACGAATTTATGCATGCCACGCATGCCACACAGTGCCGAGAGTGagtgaaagagagagggagagagtgcTAGTGGAAGTGAGAGTGAGAGGCGGCCACAGCTGGAGGACCGCATGGccacataaatacatatacatacgtatgttTGCAATGCAATTCTTCTTTTGCCCTTCAAAGGGTTTGGAGGGGGTATGACGATTTCCACAGAAAGAGAAGCCTATGGTCCacatttaaatatatatagatatatattcCGGACCAAAAGCAACGAATGGAGTCGATCAAGTCCCATACCAAGACCCTTTATTTGCAAATCGAAGCACCATATACCAGAGAATATGAAGCGAAAATCAAGTATTTGTTAGCAAATCGAAGCAAAATAATCTGCAAAAGGGTATCCGCTGCTACGACTTGTTTGGGCTATTttccctgctgctgctgatgcatACATTGAGCAATATCTCACCACCCATCCCCCCCACACCATAACAGGGGTTAATCGGAGGGAATTTACCCGTCGGACACTTGCTGCTTACAGCCGTTTAACCCCCGCCGCCACTCAATGGGTTAatcttttgtgtgtgtgtttcttcttttttttgtatgaGAAATGAAAATTTCGTTGGAATTATTTGCATTTTGTTACTTCGCATAAATTTCACTTCATTTCAAGAGtaaaaacgaagaaaaaaataaaaggaaatTCTGCAAATGCAAAGGAAAATGCCATTAAATGGTTGGCGAAGCGAATATTTTCGTGTGTCTGTGTGGACTATAAAATCAGTGTCAAATGAAAGAGATATGAATGATATGAAAAAGATATTACAAGAATAAGAGAATAAGAATCCGAAGAAAAATGACTTTCCAATAGGAGAAGCTTCTGGGAGAAACTGCCTTTCCTGATTTTCCGAAAGAGTGCGATCCCTTGCTCTGTAGTTTACTTTTTGACCAAAATTGTACTGTGGAGGGGCTCTAATGCTTTTTTGGCTTGAAACAAAGGTTTCTTTTCTCTTCCTTTCACCTCAGAAAACACCAAAAAGCTTTCAGCGGAAAGAATTAGGCCACTTCGGAGGCAGTAATTCCATCTACCAGGCCACAGCACTGTCCAGCTGCATCATCCTCCCCTTACTAGAAATGCAACATCAGGAGAGGTTTCCTGCTACTGGCTCATTATATAATAAATTCCCAGCTTATTTGCATAGTTTTGCGGCTGCGAACAATTTTCGAAGCCTGAAGCTGATGCTTCACCTCCAGATTTAATGGAATTTTGTAATAAATTTCGACTGCGAGCTTAGTTAAAAGCGACTTTGATGCTCGTTCATGCTCATTGCAGCGGCAAAACTATTCAATGACCATTTTCCACCTCCCCCACTCTTTTTTTGAGGGGAAGAAGAAGGCTGAGCAATTACATCAAGTGCCAAATGCACATCAACAACAGAAAGCAGCAACCAGAAGCCaaaggcagcggcagaggccgAATCAGAAGCTAGAATGAAGAAGGTAGAAGGAAGAGGAGATCCGCCAGAGCCAGAACTCCTCTGACTTTTCAACAACTGTCGACTGTCGGCACTGTCGGAGGTGGGCGACGGCTGTCGCCGGAAGCGAACGAAAGTTGCGCCCCAGAAAAAGGAGTGGGGAGTGCAACCCATGGCGGATGCCAGCAGCGCAGTAAAAGTCGCACTACTTCTGCGGTTGTCAGTTGTTTTGAACAGCTTAGGGAAAACCAAAGGAGTGAAAATGTGAAAGGGAAAAGAGAGTGCGGTGGAGATTACCACGGAAATGTGCCGTCAATTTACGCCAGGGCAATGTCGCGACGCGTCGTCTTTCTCTTTGAATTTTCTCTAAAGTGTATCCAGGTGGAGGgatatatgtagatatgtacgagtatatggtTAATACCCCCATCCCACCATTGTGcttatatacatattgtaGGGATGGTGATTGTTCAAGTTCTTAAAAGATTCGCGGACACATGTCCCATTCGCATATTGATTCAAATCCTTTAAGGCTTAAAGAACTTTTTTACGTTCGCCGACAAGCTTGAAATATTGTCATCTGGGAAAACTACGGAGCGAACTGCTCTGCTGATATCTGTtatttctatctctctctatctctctcggGGGTGGGGGTGCGGGGAATGCgtggtggcggtggtggtggtgtctcCCACAAGTTTTAAATTAACTTTTGGCCTGTCCGGGAGACCAGTTTGGCTCAATTCATTCCTTCATTTGATGTGTGTATTGTTAGATGGGAGGAAAGGCACTTTGACAGTAGAGCAGTTCGTTCTGGCTGCAATTTCAATTTCTCTTAACACTTCTTTGAAAATGGGAAAGACAGAGATAGTATATTTAGGTAAGTATATGTAGAAAGAAACATATCATTTATCCTTTATACATTAAAAAAGACAAACTTTTGGTTTGCGGCGAAACAAATTGTCTTACTTGACTTTTTCTCATAGAAACATTTTGCAATTAATTATACATTGGTTTCTGCTATCAACTGATCTTTCCGAGTGCATAACAGAAGGCACTGCGCACAAATAAGTCAAATAATTTTAGGCAGAACGAAAAGCGCATATTGTTATTTGGCTCTCCCATTCTCTCTGATTACCGGAGTACCACCGGGAATATTCGGCTACGAATGAGAGCtcaaatgtacatacatatgtacataagtaaTGGCAGCTATTCTTCGGCTTAGAATTGAAAGGTATGGAATAGGTATGAGCTGATGATTATCTGTAAGGATGAAGATTAGGAAGACAACATTATCgattatatgtatgtattatcTTTTGTCCATTACAGATTTCCTTTGCTGCTGTCTTGAAGATTATTTCTCTGCCTATGGATAATTGTCGGGAAAGATAACTTTACTTAACACAGCCATCAGAGTGAAATAGGTGTACGGATAGGAATAGGAGTACGAGAGAATCATTCTCAGGTGGAAACTGATTTTAAATGCATCTTATTTTACTAGCCTTTCCGTACACCTATTCCACTCTGATAGCTGTGTTAAGTAAATTTCCATCTCCAAAATTATGAAGCCCTCGGGCCCACCTTCCCATAAATACTTCACCAACAGGCGCACCTTTAGGAGTGCTCTACTCTTCTTCCgtgctccactccactcccagGGAAAACACTTGAGATAAGGCCGCTGCTGCACCTTTCAGAAAGTGACCCAGACTCTGGCGACGAATTATTACAAGTGCCACAAGACCAGGGCGACAAAAAGGTgcacgtacatacatacataccatTCTCTCCTGCCTCTTTCCTAtgcaaacaaacacacacatacacacgcaGAGAGAAAAAGTCAGGGGGTGAGAAACTGAGGGAAATCCGACTGTAGCCGGAACATAGCATAGCACACAAGGGGAGCTGCAGGAACGAGCACATCAATCACAAAAGAATTATGTTGGGGTAAACAAAAACATTTGTCATgaagagagcgagagccagACAacatacagcagcagcagaaatcAGGAAGCAGGTGGCAGAAAGAGTGAGAGAGGGAGCGAGAGGTGCCAACGGATCGAGAGTATTAGCTTGAAAAGCTGCTCGGAAAAATAACGGCAGAACGGGGAACGAGGCTGGATGGATGTCAAGTGGTTGTCTGGGCCGGCTGGTCCGGTCAACTATCTCAACCCCCTCTTTTCGGGGGCACCACATAAATCTGTGGCAGCTCAAAAAGGTGCattgtgtggggggggggacaTCTTCTGAGTGATTGCACACACATTTAAAATTCTTTTCACACTTTCGGCGACAAAGACAAAGGACTTGGGATAAGAACTTGTGGTCCTACAACATGTAGAGCATTTCCCTTGGTGCTTAATCCGCTCCGTTTATCCCTGCCACAAAGTGCACAGCCCCTTTTCCCAATTGTTTGCCCATTGACTAGCACAAAGGATAAATACTTGCTAGTAgttattaaattttatgcacTTCCCCCCCTGTCTTCCTCTACCAGCCGGCAGCCGGTAGCGTCTTGGCTCCGAAAATTTGCATCTAAATGAGTTTGGCCCAAAGGCAACGTATCGAAACTAAATATTTCCCAATGCCAGaggagtggcagtggctgtgtcTGCCTGCCTGTCTTGTGGCAAGTATATGGGCTGCCAATGCATATGGGCTAGAGGACGGCAGGTTATTCTTAAAGCTTATGCAACACTGCACACTTGTGCACAAATATTGTggcagggagagagagagagatgtaAAGTGTGCGAGGAGCAGGAGTGCCAGTCGAGAGGCTTCAGATGGGCAAGCTACACGATTACCATCACTGACTGAACAGGCCTCTTTCGCCTTAAAGATGTTCTCTGTCGACCATTGAATACCCATGCAGCTTAAATCTTCTCCTATTAATCAGTCGATTAAAATGCTTTTTAGGGTAAAGATGGAAAGGTTATTACGCTTTTTAAGACTGCACTGTGCATTTTACCCATCTGTCAAACTGTGGACGacaaataaagaaaaaaagaacGTAAAGCCCGACCCAAAGGCCTAccccagcagcaacaggaaTAATACTCATAATATTCCCATATATGTAGTATAAATATATGTTTACCAGTCAAAAGAGTAGACAAATTTTTCTTGGCTATTTGTTGATTATTTTTCCTGGGaattttctaatattttcctAAATTACGTATACAATTTTACAGTcatgctgcagcagcagcaggcgtaCCAGCTGTTGTCCGGGCATCCGTGTGGGGCAGAGAGTGGACAAAGCTCTGAGGTGGAGTACATGCAACGGAGTTGACTACATTATTTATACATTATAGGTATACATTATCGCAAGGTGTCTAATCCTCTGACCAAATTACCTTTTTTCAGCAAGAAGCTACAGCCAGAAGGCCGGCGTACTCTTCCAAATTAAATAACAATTTAAATTTTTCTATACATCTATATTCTATATTACAATAATTTTATCTTACAGAGACCCCAATGAGGAGGCCAATGGGTCACATCTTAGACACACCTACACAATCGTAGCAGCCCCGCCTGTCGAGGTCGCAGAACAAGTGCGTCTTGGAACGTCGAACGGGGTATCCACAAGCAGTTCTCGCTTCGCTCGGCGAATGTGCTTCACAGCCGCAGCTCCTGTTGCTGCTCGTGCAACGATTCGTTGACTCTGTTTGGATCTCTGTGGAGCTGACCCTGGTTGATCCCACAGCGGTTGCTGTCGCTGTGTTTTTCTGATAGCCTGGGAAAGGGAACGCCTCTGGTGGGGGGCAAACGTATGGCATGTGATCTAATCGGCAGCAGTGAATGTTTCAATGGATAATACCACCAATACCGGATAAATCTTATCCGAATATCAGAGGCTATACATCCAAAGGGGGAGTAAAGTAGCGTCGGACACAGGCAGTGTACGAGTTTATGCTGCATCACTTATCACTGTATCAAAAACATATCTTTTTCACCTATATCATTTTGCTTCTATTCGTTTAAGCATTTTTGTGTGTATTTCTGAAACGAATTCCTTTTAGTGGCCACATTTGCCAACTGACTAACTGCAAAAACAGAGATATCCTTATGGGGAAAATCATGCAGTGAGATCAAGAGAAATATGTGCGTCAGCttggctttccagttgagctGGGAGCATCGGTGCAGCAGAAATGATTGATTGTTACACTGTTTAATCAAATTTAGCTTTCTGGGTGTTTAGCCCATAGTCTCACCAACGCGGTCTTGTATGAGCAATTGCAATTCCGACTTGGGCGTCTTTTTCCCACTTAATATTAAAGGGCTTtacaatttaaataaatatgatTTCAACACGACATCCAAATAGCTGATATATCTATGTTAAATCTAAGATCTTTAGGATAGAGTGTGAAACATGTTTAATTATAAATCACAATCCACGTACTAATCAAAAAAACTTACTACAATTAAAAGAAAATAGCACCAAAATAAAACCTCGTTTCTCGACTTAATCACAACAGTACTCGAAACAGTTTCCTTGATACAAGTGTCAGCTTGACGTTACAAGCAACAGGAGCAATCGCGGAGCGGCAGTTGCAGCGGCAAAAGGCACTACATAATCCAATCCTAGTATTCGAAAAACATGGGCTTCTCGAACTCGTACTGGAAGAGCCGCACATTCCACTGGCCAAAGAAGAAGGCCTCCAGCTGGTACATCTTGTAGAGGCGGTAGAATCCCTCGTGGACGTACTTGTTGTTCCAGACCCAAATGCAGTGATTCGGGAAGAACCAGATGATGTGGTGTCTGCCCCGCATGTCGATGTCGCAGAACAAGTGCGTCGTGTGAAAGTCGAACGGGGTATCCACATAAAATTCTCGTTTCACTCGACGAATGTGCGTCACAGCGGGAGCTCCTTCCGTTGCTTCTCGTGCCACAAGATTCGTTGACTCTTTTTTGATCTCTCTGGAGCTGGTAGAGTTGGCCCTGGTATACTCAACATCGGTTTcggctgctgtcgctgttgctgtagcTATGGCTGTAGGGGCGGCTATGGCTATGACACTTTGGGGAATTACCATCTCCTGCTCGCCTTTGAATGAGAGCACCTCTGGGGGGGGCAAACGTCGGGCATATGCTCTAGTTGACAGCAGTAACTGTGTCAATGGTGCACCGGATAAATCAGTTGCTTATCagaagatatatgtatatcaaaAGGGAGATCTGAATCACTTACCACTGCGGGTAGAACCGACAACAGGCCATGTACGAGTGTAATCTGCATCGTTTATCAATGTATCAGAAACTTATCTAATTCACTTATATAATTTTGCTACTATTCGTTCAAGAATTTTTGTATGTGTTTCTAAAGCGAATTCCTATTAAAGCAATGAACATTCAAATTTAACAACAACTTCAAAGGTCATTCCTTCCTTAAAAGGAATGTCTAGACATTTGagagttgagttgtaaattctAACTGAATTGTAAAATCGAAGCTGATCTGACAATGATGCATGAGGTACAATTTTGTATTCTATTATTATCGCTAGACCCACGGAATGGATACATTGTTACTGCGGGTGGCATTTTGAGTGCATGCATACGTAACTGTTATTCTGGGACTATATCGGATAAGTTTTTTTTCActtgtgctttttttttgtcgcacgtgccaaaaaaaaaatcgttTCTTCAAGATATTCGTCTGAAACGAAGATGTTTTTGTGGCATCCCCTTCGATATCAGCGCTGTCTGGCTTGTTTCTCggattttcataattttttaTGAGAATTACCCATAACGCCTCATAGCTCCCACACTTGAAGCTTTACTTCGCACTTCCCTTCTGATAATCTGGGGTGGtatggtgggggggggggggggggggggggggggggggggggggggggggggaggagtTTCGGCACTCATTTTGCCATCCCTTTAGTGTCTCGCCGAGTTCTTTCTTTCGTCCGCATTAATTTGGCCCGCCTCTTGCTCCTCCCGATCTGtgggtgtgcgtgtgtgaATGTCATAATTTTTTCTTCGATTTAATATTCAATAAACACTGTTATATAAAAGAGTCTATTTTATTCCGATGGCTGGCATCTAGTACTGATAAATCTCATCGGATTCTCATTATCATGGCACAACCGGCAGCTTGACGATAAAAGCAACAGCGGCAGTAGCGGTAGCGGTAGCGGCAGAGGAGACTCTACTCTATAGTCCGATTCTAGTTAGCGTAAAAAGTTGCCTTCTCAAGCTCGTACTGAAACAGCCGCACATTCCACTGGCCAAAGAAGAAGGCCTCCAGCTGGTACATCTTGTAGAGTCGATAGAATCCCTCGTGTGCGTACTTG
It encodes the following:
- the LOC108158296 gene encoding uncharacterized protein LOC108158296 → MQITLVHGLLSVLPAVLLLSTRAYARRLPPPEVLSFKGEQEMVIPQSVIAIAAPTAIATATATAAETDVEYTRANSTSSREIKKESTNLVAREATEGAPAVTHIRRVKREFYVDTPFDFHTTHLFCDIDMRGRHHIIWFFPNHCIWVWNNKYVHEGFYRLYKMYQLEAFFFGQWNVRLFQYEFEKPMFFEY